A single Pseudobdellovibrionaceae bacterium DNA region contains:
- a CDS encoding (2Fe-2S)-binding protein, which translates to MATITLARSQFKITSQAKATLMESLLSAGRPVASSCGGEGVCGRCRVQVVSGSENLSAETMVETRRKNELAIPAGERLSCQAYVLGDVSVDAPYW; encoded by the coding sequence ATGGCAACAATTACGCTCGCTCGTAGCCAATTTAAGATCACTTCGCAGGCAAAGGCCACCTTAATGGAATCCTTGCTCTCGGCCGGACGTCCAGTAGCTAGTTCTTGTGGTGGCGAGGGTGTCTGTGGCAGGTGTCGAGTCCAAGTCGTTTCCGGCAGCGAGAATCTTTCGGCCGAAACCATGGTCGAGACCCGTCGCAAGAACGAACTTGCCATTCCGGCCGGGGAAAGACTGAGTTGCCAGGCGTATGTTTTAGGAGATGTTTCTGTGGACGCACCCTACTGGTAG
- a CDS encoding SDR family oxidoreductase: MAVLGASRGFGRAFCHRIWDDSEDRKLLLMARKAELLQELKDDLNDAEKHQNTKPNLVEYFACDFSSEAGQIQAFHQLELFHPQRIFYFAGGGPYGAFEKKSWKDHVWAWTVTFVFAARVVHWAMQHEVEQVVLIGSAISEAQGDPRAASYSSAKHGLLGLVRSIHLENPAFDLRVFSPGYMDTDLLPAHAPPRHSEEMKSPEEVVEVLWKWVNEESQTYHYVFA, translated from the coding sequence ATGGCAGTACTTGGTGCAAGTCGCGGATTTGGTCGCGCCTTTTGTCATCGCATTTGGGATGATTCGGAAGATCGCAAACTTCTCCTCATGGCACGTAAGGCGGAGCTCCTTCAGGAACTCAAAGACGACCTCAACGATGCAGAAAAACACCAAAATACTAAGCCAAATCTGGTGGAGTATTTTGCTTGCGATTTTTCCAGTGAAGCAGGACAGATTCAGGCCTTTCACCAATTGGAGCTTTTTCACCCGCAACGGATTTTTTATTTTGCCGGCGGCGGACCCTATGGGGCATTTGAGAAAAAGTCCTGGAAGGACCATGTGTGGGCATGGACGGTCACATTTGTGTTTGCAGCGCGAGTCGTTCACTGGGCTATGCAACATGAAGTGGAGCAGGTGGTCCTGATTGGCTCAGCTATTTCGGAGGCGCAGGGAGATCCGAGAGCCGCGAGTTACAGTTCGGCCAAGCATGGCCTATTGGGTCTGGTGCGTTCTATCCATTTGGAGAACCCTGCATTTGATTTAAGGGTATTCAGCCCTGGCTACATGGACACGGACCTGTTGCCCGCACACGCACCCCCGCGTCATTCGGAGGAAATGAAATCCCCTGAAGAGGTGGTGGAGGTTTTGTGGAAATGGGTCAATGAAGAAAGCCAGACCTACCACTACGTCTTTGCCTGA
- the trxB gene encoding thioredoxin-disulfide reductase: MSETNVKDVVIIGSGPAGLTAAIYTARANLNPLVIEGEESGGQLMTTNDVENFPGFPEGVTGPELMSLVRKQAARFGAKFVTRNVSSIDLSKRPFRMTVGKEEYLAHSVIISTGASARYLGLENEKRLLGKGVSACATCDGAFFRDQNVTVIGGGDTAMEEAMFLTRFATKVWVIHRRDSFRASKIMADRVLNNPKIEVLWNSELKDVLGDNEVTGIRVYNSKTDETQDLPMDGVFLAIGHKPNTEIFKGQLEMNETGYLVTQAKSTYTSVEGVFAAGDVQDHVYRQAISAAGTGCMAAIDCERWLEAQEHS, encoded by the coding sequence GTGAGTGAGACGAACGTTAAAGATGTGGTGATTATTGGTTCTGGTCCTGCCGGCTTGACTGCGGCCATTTACACGGCACGGGCGAATTTGAATCCTCTGGTTATTGAGGGTGAGGAATCTGGCGGCCAATTGATGACCACAAACGATGTGGAGAACTTTCCTGGATTTCCAGAAGGTGTGACTGGGCCAGAACTCATGTCCTTAGTCCGCAAGCAAGCGGCAAGATTTGGAGCTAAGTTTGTTACTCGCAATGTATCGAGTATCGACTTGTCTAAACGACCCTTCAGAATGACGGTTGGCAAGGAGGAGTACTTAGCTCATTCGGTCATCATCTCGACAGGGGCCAGTGCCCGTTATTTGGGTCTGGAAAATGAAAAACGGTTGTTGGGAAAGGGTGTGTCGGCGTGTGCGACCTGTGATGGAGCTTTTTTTCGCGATCAAAATGTAACGGTGATCGGTGGGGGTGACACCGCTATGGAAGAGGCGATGTTTCTCACCCGCTTTGCGACGAAAGTATGGGTCATTCATCGTCGCGATTCATTTCGTGCCTCGAAAATCATGGCAGATCGGGTTCTCAACAACCCCAAAATTGAGGTACTATGGAATTCTGAGTTGAAAGATGTATTGGGTGACAACGAAGTGACGGGTATTCGCGTCTACAACAGCAAGACGGATGAAACCCAGGATTTGCCCATGGACGGTGTGTTTTTGGCCATTGGTCACAAACCCAATACAGAAATTTTTAAAGGACAGCTTGAGATGAATGAAACAGGATATCTGGTGACCCAAGCAAAAAGCACCTACACCTCAGTGGAGGGTGTATTCGCTGCAGGTGACGTTCAGGATCATGTCTATCGCCAGGCTATTTCAGCTGCGGGCACTGGATGTATGGCAGCAATCGACTGTGAGCGTTGGTTGGAAGCGCAGGAGCACAGTTGA
- a CDS encoding response regulator has product MSKNKKIDTKDFLDKVKKMAKDRMSEGKVVSLDSFRGLEKKDPHRILIIEDDETMRAALKRIFVADGFEVVTVADGTHLTQVLDDSPIDLVILDIGLPWINGFELAQLMKEDQDLRRIPLIFVSGRTSDLDVRKGFELGAVDYIKKPFDVEKIRKTVQTLLKLNK; this is encoded by the coding sequence ATGTCCAAAAATAAGAAGATCGACACAAAGGACTTTCTCGACAAAGTCAAAAAAATGGCCAAAGACAGAATGTCCGAGGGAAAAGTGGTCTCTCTGGACTCCTTTCGTGGCCTGGAAAAGAAGGATCCCCATCGCATCCTGATTATTGAGGATGACGAGACCATGAGGGCAGCCCTCAAGCGCATATTTGTGGCCGATGGTTTTGAAGTGGTGACGGTAGCCGATGGTACTCACCTCACCCAGGTGTTGGACGATTCCCCTATTGACCTTGTGATTCTTGATATAGGCTTGCCATGGATCAATGGATTTGAGTTGGCCCAACTGATGAAGGAAGATCAGGACTTGCGGCGCATCCCTCTGATTTTTGTTTCGGGTCGCACTAGCGATTTAGATGTGCGCAAAGGCTTTGAGCTAGGGGCCGTGGACTACATCAAAAAGCCCTTTGATGTGGAGAAGATCCGCAAAACAGTACAAACTCTACTAAAACTGAATAAGTAG
- a CDS encoding ABC transporter ATP-binding protein, which translates to MNSADTLVRIENLSVDFKTDDGIVKAVKNISFNIPKGKTVGLVGESGSGKSVTSLAIMKLIPNPPGKITTGSIWFEGQDLVKASEADMRKVRGNRISMIFQEPMTSLNPVFTVGDQIAETLMLHQSLDRKQALAKSLDLLDQVGIPNPSERIDSYPHEMSGGQRQRVMIAMAIACEPDLLIADEPTTALDVTIQKQILDLLADLQAKYKMSVLFITHDLGVIADIADEVVVMYRGDIVENEKSMDLFTHPKHPYTKGLLACRPRLDRNPHRLPTVSDFMTEDGKEKSFDMSSVNQTKGVRPFNDQENPVVLEIRNVKKHFPLKKGIFGNVLSWVKAVDDVSLKVRRGRTLGLVGESGCGKTTLGRTILRLIEPTGGEIIYNGKELTGLDRNELRAMRRKMQIIFQDPYASLNPRMTVGAAIMEPMVIHNLGKNKTERIEMAGRLMERVGLDRSMLNRYPHEFSGGQRQRICIARALAVEPEFIICDESVSALDVSIQSQILNLLLDLQEEFNLTYIFISHDLAVVKFISDELAVMNKGQVVEMADAVEIYENPKDDYTKKLLSAIPKGVPKELEGKVTH; encoded by the coding sequence ATGAATTCTGCGGACACCTTGGTGAGAATTGAAAATCTCTCTGTTGATTTCAAAACCGACGACGGCATTGTTAAGGCGGTAAAAAATATCTCCTTTAACATTCCAAAGGGAAAGACTGTCGGCTTGGTAGGCGAGTCTGGATCGGGAAAGAGTGTTACCTCTTTGGCCATCATGAAGCTGATCCCCAACCCTCCTGGAAAAATCACCACTGGCTCCATCTGGTTTGAGGGGCAGGATCTGGTCAAAGCCAGCGAAGCCGATATGCGTAAGGTTCGTGGCAACCGGATCTCCATGATTTTTCAAGAGCCCATGACAAGCCTGAACCCGGTATTTACTGTGGGGGATCAAATCGCTGAAACCCTGATGCTTCACCAAAGTCTGGATCGCAAGCAAGCCTTGGCCAAATCCCTAGATCTTCTGGACCAGGTTGGCATTCCCAATCCTTCTGAACGGATCGATTCTTACCCTCACGAAATGAGTGGTGGACAGCGCCAGCGGGTGATGATCGCCATGGCCATCGCCTGTGAGCCAGACCTGTTGATTGCTGACGAGCCGACAACGGCCCTTGATGTGACCATTCAAAAGCAGATTTTGGATCTTTTGGCCGACCTTCAGGCTAAATACAAAATGTCCGTGCTCTTCATTACTCACGATTTAGGGGTGATCGCTGATATCGCCGACGAAGTGGTGGTCATGTATCGCGGTGACATCGTCGAAAATGAGAAGTCCATGGATCTTTTCACCCACCCCAAACACCCCTATACAAAGGGTCTTTTGGCTTGTCGCCCTCGATTGGATCGCAATCCCCACCGTCTGCCCACAGTTTCAGATTTTATGACCGAAGACGGCAAGGAAAAGTCTTTTGATATGTCGAGCGTCAACCAAACAAAGGGTGTTCGCCCTTTCAATGACCAGGAAAATCCTGTGGTGCTGGAAATTCGCAATGTCAAAAAGCATTTCCCGCTTAAGAAGGGTATTTTTGGCAATGTTCTATCATGGGTGAAAGCTGTGGACGATGTGAGCCTCAAGGTTCGTCGGGGCCGCACGCTTGGCCTGGTGGGAGAATCGGGATGTGGGAAGACTACGCTGGGACGCACGATTCTGCGCCTTATTGAGCCCACTGGCGGCGAGATCATCTATAATGGCAAAGAATTAACGGGACTGGACCGCAACGAGCTGCGGGCCATGCGTCGCAAAATGCAGATTATCTTTCAAGACCCCTATGCCTCACTGAACCCACGCATGACGGTCGGGGCTGCCATCATGGAGCCCATGGTGATTCACAATCTTGGCAAAAATAAAACCGAGCGCATTGAGATGGCGGGCCGCCTGATGGAAAGAGTGGGCCTGGATCGCAGTATGCTTAATCGCTACCCCCACGAATTCTCCGGCGGCCAGCGCCAAAGAATCTGCATTGCTCGCGCACTGGCTGTTGAGCCTGAATTCATCATTTGTGACGAGTCTGTTTCAGCCTTGGATGTGTCCATCCAATCTCAGATCTTGAATCTCCTCTTGGACCTCCAGGAAGAGTTTAATCTGACCTATATTTTCATTTCCCACGACTTGGCGGTTGTGAAGTTCATTTCTGATGAACTTGCCGTGATGAATAAAGGACAAGTGGTTGAAATGGCCGATGCGGTTGAGATTTATGAGAATCCTAAGGATGACTACACAAAGAAACTTCTGAGCGCGATTCCCAAGGGAGTTCCAAAGGAATTGGAAGGAAAAGTCACCCACTAG
- a CDS encoding ABC transporter permease — protein MSTVQTATASAQSATISTRGLRNSLWWDAYRRIKKDRVAVICFFVMVGYVLMAALCGAGIIFTNYNETSHDLAYQAPTWAHWFGTDIFGRDVLARAAHGTLTSLTVGFFGAGLAIVIGTFFGSIAGYFGGKIDDLIVWFYTTIDTIPYILLVVAFSLVMGPSLKTLCIAIGLTSWVGLCRVVRAEFMKHRDREYVQGAFALGASNARRIFLHILPNVSHLILINFSLGFVGAVKGEVILSYLGLGVEPGTPSWGTMINYAKQELAREVWWGLLAATLFMFFLVLAFNLFNDALRDALDPKLKNK, from the coding sequence ATGAGTACCGTTCAAACAGCCACAGCTTCAGCACAGAGCGCAACGATTTCCACTAGGGGCCTACGCAACTCATTGTGGTGGGATGCCTACCGCCGCATCAAAAAGGACCGTGTAGCCGTCATTTGCTTTTTTGTAATGGTTGGGTATGTGCTGATGGCAGCTCTTTGCGGAGCCGGGATCATCTTCACCAACTATAATGAAACCAGCCACGACCTTGCTTACCAGGCCCCAACGTGGGCGCACTGGTTTGGCACCGACATTTTTGGTCGCGATGTACTGGCTCGTGCCGCCCACGGAACCCTAACCTCTTTGACTGTGGGATTTTTTGGTGCCGGCCTGGCAATTGTCATAGGTACTTTTTTTGGTTCCATTGCCGGTTACTTTGGCGGCAAAATTGATGATCTCATTGTATGGTTTTACACCACCATCGACACCATTCCCTACATCCTTCTGGTTGTGGCCTTTTCTCTGGTCATGGGCCCGAGCCTCAAGACACTTTGTATTGCCATTGGTCTTACCAGCTGGGTCGGCCTCTGCCGTGTGGTGCGCGCTGAGTTTATGAAACACCGGGATCGTGAATATGTACAAGGAGCTTTTGCCCTGGGGGCAAGTAATGCCAGGAGGATCTTTCTCCACATTCTCCCCAATGTTTCCCACTTGATCTTGATTAACTTCAGCTTGGGCTTTGTGGGCGCCGTCAAAGGCGAAGTAATTCTGAGCTACCTGGGACTTGGCGTTGAGCCGGGCACTCCTTCGTGGGGGACCATGATCAACTACGCCAAGCAGGAGTTGGCTCGTGAAGTGTGGTGGGGCCTTTTGGCTGCCACCCTCTTTATGTTCTTTCTGGTATTGGCCTTTAACTTGTTTAATGATGCACTTAGGGATGCCCTTGATCCCAAACTGAAAAATAAATAA
- a CDS encoding ABC transporter permease produces the protein MLKYVIRRALYMIPIMFGITIVTFLLFNVAGGDPAAQAAGKHASPEQIAQIQKELGLDRPLHMQYLFFVKQIVTFDYGRSWSTKQLISTMIADGVGVSLSLTIPAFLLTLFITISLALLTAHLRGTLFDKSVMVICLALMSLSSLVYILYGQYYLAYKLDLFPIAGWDPSWVGRWEYLILPTIIFVSLSLGGNILFYRTAFLDEIYQDYVRTARSKGLDTKTILFKHVLRNAMVTIITLVVMQMPYLITGSLLIESFFGIPGLGGLVFQGIQNSDFPVIKAMTFMGAILYMFFQLLSDVLYAVVDPKIQLR, from the coding sequence ATGCTGAAGTATGTAATCCGGCGAGCCCTGTATATGATCCCGATTATGTTCGGGATCACCATTGTCACCTTCCTGCTGTTTAACGTGGCAGGTGGAGACCCTGCAGCTCAGGCCGCCGGAAAACATGCCTCTCCTGAGCAAATCGCCCAGATTCAAAAGGAGCTGGGGCTTGATCGCCCTCTCCACATGCAGTACCTGTTTTTTGTTAAGCAGATCGTGACTTTTGATTACGGCCGTAGCTGGTCGACCAAGCAGTTGATTTCGACCATGATTGCCGATGGTGTTGGCGTCAGTTTAAGCCTGACCATTCCTGCCTTCTTGCTAACATTGTTTATTACCATATCACTAGCATTGCTGACCGCCCATTTGCGTGGCACCTTATTCGATAAGTCTGTGATGGTTATTTGTTTGGCCCTGATGAGCCTGAGCTCTCTGGTCTACATTCTCTATGGGCAGTATTACCTGGCTTATAAGTTAGATCTTTTTCCCATTGCCGGCTGGGACCCAAGTTGGGTTGGCCGCTGGGAGTACTTGATATTGCCGACAATCATATTTGTTTCCCTCTCCTTGGGCGGCAACATTCTCTTTTATCGCACAGCCTTTCTTGATGAGATCTATCAGGACTATGTGCGCACGGCCCGCTCAAAAGGTTTGGACACCAAAACCATTTTGTTCAAACACGTATTACGTAACGCGATGGTGACCATTATCACCCTGGTCGTCATGCAGATGCCCTACCTGATTACGGGCTCTCTTTTGATTGAATCTTTCTTTGGCATTCCCGGCTTAGGAGGCTTGGTCTTTCAGGGTATTCAGAACTCCGACTTTCCTGTAATTAAAGCCATGACCTTTATGGGTGCTATTTTGTACATGTTCTTTCAACTTCTCTCCGATGTCCTCTATGCGGTCGTCGATCCTAAGATTCAGTTGAGGTAG
- a CDS encoding ABC transporter substrate-binding protein — translation MASFKPLAWMTTALVLVLGLTTTSCTKKSSEGENTINAVLRANLKGLDPVYASDTYSNSVVSQIYETLVHYHYLKRPLELAPLLAESLPEVTKDGLTHTFKIRKGVKFHDDPAFPEGKGRDITAQDFIYSWKRLMDPAAASDGAWIFEGRIVGLDKWREKLSKGEGKFEDEIEGITATNDHTLVIKLTKPYYQLHYVLAMGYASVVPKEAVDKYGKEFLNHPVGTGPFKFESWVRNSKVVLVKNPNWSGHTYPTEGEASDEANGLLADAGKKLPFVDKLVFHEIIEDQPAWLKFQKGQLDILGIPKDNFDSAVVNNNLSEDMKKKGMQLEVTVEPDVTYTAFNMLDPLIGKNENLRKAISMAIDTPTSIEKFYNGRAVTAHSPIPPGVDAYDPKFENPYKKFDVEKAKELLAKAGFPDGKNLPALTFSTTNSSTAAQMAEFFKLNMQQIGVEVKIEQSSWPQFTEKIRDKKAQIWGIAWLADYPDAENFLQLLYGKNSSPGPNGSNFKNKEFDDLYEKAALMPPGADRTKVYQRMRDIVVEQSPWVPGVHRLGYRLYHGWLKNYKSHSIVNDTFKYLRVDTKAQGDLKAKL, via the coding sequence ATGGCAAGTTTCAAGCCCCTAGCATGGATGACGACCGCCTTGGTTTTAGTCCTTGGATTGACCACAACATCGTGTACGAAAAAATCATCAGAAGGCGAGAACACAATCAATGCTGTTCTGCGCGCCAACCTCAAAGGGTTGGATCCGGTTTACGCCAGCGACACTTACTCCAACAGTGTTGTTTCTCAAATTTATGAAACTCTGGTTCACTACCACTACCTGAAGCGCCCTCTTGAGTTGGCCCCCCTGTTAGCTGAGAGCCTACCGGAAGTTACCAAAGACGGCCTCACTCACACGTTTAAAATCCGTAAAGGGGTTAAGTTCCATGACGACCCCGCCTTCCCAGAAGGAAAGGGCCGCGACATCACAGCCCAGGATTTCATTTACTCCTGGAAGCGTCTGATGGACCCTGCTGCGGCCTCAGATGGCGCATGGATTTTCGAAGGGCGTATCGTCGGTTTGGATAAATGGCGCGAGAAACTTTCCAAGGGCGAAGGTAAATTTGAAGACGAGATTGAAGGCATTACGGCCACCAATGATCACACATTGGTGATTAAGCTCACAAAGCCTTACTATCAACTGCATTATGTGCTGGCAATGGGCTACGCCTCTGTCGTTCCCAAAGAAGCTGTTGATAAATATGGAAAAGAGTTCCTCAACCACCCTGTTGGTACAGGCCCTTTTAAATTTGAAAGCTGGGTGCGAAACAGCAAAGTTGTTTTGGTTAAGAACCCCAACTGGTCAGGCCACACCTATCCGACTGAGGGCGAAGCTTCCGACGAGGCCAACGGTCTTCTCGCCGATGCTGGCAAAAAGTTGCCATTCGTCGACAAGCTGGTTTTCCACGAGATCATTGAGGATCAACCGGCCTGGTTGAAGTTCCAAAAGGGTCAGCTGGATATCCTGGGCATCCCCAAGGACAACTTCGACAGTGCAGTTGTAAACAACAATCTGTCTGAGGACATGAAGAAAAAGGGCATGCAGCTGGAAGTAACTGTCGAGCCCGACGTGACCTACACGGCCTTCAACATGCTGGACCCACTAATCGGTAAAAACGAGAATTTGCGTAAAGCCATTTCCATGGCCATTGACACTCCCACCTCCATTGAGAAGTTCTACAATGGCCGGGCCGTCACTGCTCATAGCCCAATTCCCCCTGGAGTTGATGCCTACGATCCCAAATTTGAAAATCCCTACAAAAAATTTGATGTTGAAAAAGCCAAAGAGCTCTTAGCCAAGGCCGGGTTTCCCGACGGCAAAAACCTTCCTGCTCTGACTTTCTCAACCACCAACTCTTCGACTGCCGCGCAAATGGCTGAGTTTTTCAAACTCAATATGCAACAGATTGGTGTCGAGGTTAAGATTGAGCAGTCTTCCTGGCCTCAGTTCACCGAAAAGATTCGCGACAAGAAGGCCCAGATCTGGGGAATTGCATGGTTGGCCGACTATCCAGATGCGGAAAACTTCCTGCAGCTGCTGTACGGCAAGAACTCCAGCCCAGGACCCAACGGTTCCAACTTTAAGAACAAAGAGTTCGACGACCTGTATGAAAAGGCGGCTCTGATGCCCCCAGGTGCGGACCGCACAAAGGTTTATCAGCGCATGCGCGATATCGTGGTTGAGCAGTCTCCGTGGGTTCCCGGCGTTCACCGCTTGGGCTACCGCCTCTATCACGGCTGGTTGAAGAACTATAAGTCTCACTCGATTGTGAACGACACATTTAAATACCTGCGCGTTGACACCAAGGCACAGGGAGATTTGAAGGCGAAACTCTAA
- a CDS encoding HAD hydrolase-like protein gives MALQVLVYKLSHLSYLFFMTPLLMFDFDGTLIDTGPDIVAAVNEFLAIKKAPALPEETIINYIGRGLAELVQAIAPETAADLLQLKTIEREFLDVYDRHVLNNPRPLRDAVEFLRDCPYQIAVVSNKRERFIPKILDHLGLMDLPWVALIGGDSLQHKKPHPMPLLTAMAKAGVSSENAYMVGDGFPDVGGAKACQIPCVAVDFGYGPIEELMQAGATYRIRYFSELHQILAK, from the coding sequence ATGGCACTCCAGGTTTTGGTTTACAAATTGTCCCATCTTTCTTATCTATTTTTCATGACTCCATTGTTAATGTTTGATTTCGACGGCACTCTTATCGACACAGGCCCCGATATTGTGGCTGCTGTGAATGAATTTCTTGCAATCAAAAAGGCACCGGCGCTGCCTGAAGAAACCATCATCAACTACATCGGGCGGGGCCTCGCCGAGTTGGTCCAGGCCATTGCTCCGGAGACCGCTGCGGATTTGCTACAACTCAAAACCATTGAGCGGGAATTCCTGGACGTCTACGATCGCCACGTGCTGAACAACCCCCGCCCACTCAGGGACGCGGTGGAATTTTTGCGAGACTGCCCCTACCAGATTGCCGTGGTTTCCAATAAGCGAGAGCGGTTTATCCCAAAAATCCTTGATCATCTGGGCCTGATGGACCTGCCCTGGGTGGCTCTCATTGGCGGAGATTCACTCCAGCACAAAAAGCCCCACCCTATGCCTCTGTTGACGGCCATGGCCAAGGCTGGAGTTTCATCTGAAAATGCTTACATGGTGGGAGACGGATTCCCTGATGTTGGGGGCGCAAAGGCCTGCCAAATCCCCTGTGTGGCGGTGGATTTTGGCTATGGCCCAATCGAAGAACTTATGCAGGCGGGCGCCACGTATCGCATTCGATACTTTTCAGAACTCCATCAGATTTTAGCTAAATAA
- a CDS encoding SDR family oxidoreductase, with protein sequence MKGWTLVTGASGGIGLDMAEMFAEKGHNLILVARSEDKLKALAGTLKEKYKIEAEVIPCDLGVPRGAEALYKATQDKGFKVQVLVNNAGFGEMAPFAKMSAGRVKQMVQLNIATLVDLCHLYLQGMEEFEKGAGILNVASTAAFQPGPEMSLYYATKAFVLSFSEGLHEEMKPKGIHVSALCPGPTRTQFMAEAGIEDGAMFKLPIVLDSKPVARAGVNGFLRNKAIVVPGFGNRSLIFSLRLTPRSWVRCMVKSLHKTAVKSAEQ encoded by the coding sequence ATGAAAGGTTGGACTCTTGTGACTGGCGCCTCGGGCGGAATTGGTTTGGATATGGCCGAAATGTTCGCCGAGAAGGGGCATAATCTCATACTTGTCGCCCGCTCGGAGGATAAGCTGAAGGCATTGGCCGGGACACTGAAAGAAAAATACAAAATTGAAGCCGAAGTCATTCCCTGTGACCTAGGGGTCCCCCGGGGAGCCGAGGCTCTTTACAAAGCGACACAGGACAAAGGCTTCAAAGTTCAGGTCTTGGTCAATAATGCGGGATTTGGTGAAATGGCGCCGTTTGCAAAGATGAGCGCGGGCCGAGTGAAACAAATGGTTCAACTCAATATTGCCACACTCGTCGACCTTTGCCACCTGTACCTTCAGGGCATGGAAGAGTTTGAAAAGGGTGCGGGAATTCTCAACGTGGCCTCAACCGCAGCCTTTCAACCCGGCCCGGAAATGAGCCTCTACTACGCCACCAAAGCCTTTGTTTTGTCTTTCAGTGAAGGCTTGCATGAGGAGATGAAGCCCAAGGGCATTCACGTGTCGGCTTTGTGTCCCGGTCCGACCCGAACTCAGTTTATGGCGGAGGCCGGAATAGAGGACGGCGCCATGTTCAAGCTTCCTATTGTCCTGGATTCAAAGCCAGTGGCTCGCGCCGGGGTGAATGGATTCTTGCGCAATAAGGCTATTGTTGTTCCTGGATTTGGCAATCGCAGTCTGATTTTCTCTCTCCGGTTGACACCGAGGTCATGGGTGCGGTGTATGGTTAAGAGTTTGCACAAGACGGCTGTGAAGTCGGCCGAACAATGA
- the aroC gene encoding chorismate synthase, whose amino-acid sequence MPANSWGSRFVVTSFGESHGEAMGVVIDGCPAGVPFDRELLLHNLQRRRPGQHGDPQRVVSVRSEEDMPQILSGIFADKTLGTPIALLVYNKDQRSQDYDQIAHQPRPGHADDVWREKFTHVDHRGGGRASGRETLSRVMAGSVAQMYLRAVTPETRVTAKALQIGPVHLQGSEVMTPEVIDLLQKARAEGRSYGGRVLLTITQPPASLGQPVFHKLKADLASAIMGIGAVNGIEIGAGVVAADAEGSEFHSRPEQDQYGGIRGGISTGEEIQITVSFKPTATVLDQAKAGRHDPCIIPRALPVLEAMVNLVLADHYLWRLTDKI is encoded by the coding sequence ATGCCTGCAAATAGCTGGGGATCACGATTTGTGGTGACAAGCTTTGGTGAAAGCCACGGTGAGGCCATGGGTGTGGTCATCGATGGCTGTCCCGCAGGCGTTCCATTTGACCGAGAGCTGTTGCTGCATAACCTGCAGAGGCGCAGACCCGGCCAGCACGGAGATCCGCAGCGGGTGGTGTCCGTCCGATCTGAGGAGGATATGCCCCAGATACTCAGTGGTATCTTTGCCGATAAGACTCTGGGGACTCCAATTGCTTTGCTGGTTTATAACAAAGACCAACGATCACAGGACTATGATCAAATCGCCCACCAGCCACGCCCGGGTCATGCCGATGATGTGTGGCGCGAGAAGTTTACCCACGTCGATCATCGTGGCGGCGGTCGGGCTTCGGGGCGCGAAACCCTTTCGCGGGTGATGGCCGGTTCTGTGGCCCAGATGTACCTGAGAGCTGTTACCCCAGAAACTCGCGTGACAGCAAAGGCTCTGCAGATTGGACCCGTTCATCTTCAGGGCTCAGAGGTGATGACCCCTGAAGTGATTGATCTTTTGCAGAAGGCCCGAGCCGAGGGGAGAAGTTATGGCGGCAGAGTTTTGCTGACCATCACTCAGCCCCCAGCTTCGCTAGGCCAGCCGGTTTTTCATAAGCTCAAGGCGGATCTGGCTTCAGCGATTATGGGGATTGGCGCGGTCAACGGCATTGAAATCGGCGCTGGCGTTGTAGCAGCTGATGCCGAAGGAAGTGAATTTCACTCTCGTCCCGAACAAGATCAGTACGGCGGCATCAGAGGCGGGATCAGCACAGGTGAAGAGATTCAGATAACTGTTAGCTTCAAGCCGACGGCAACAGTCCTTGATCAGGCCAAGGCAGGTCGACACGACCCTTGCATCATTCCCAGAGCCTTGCCTGTCCTAGAAGCCATGGTGAACCTGGTTTTGGCCGACCATTACCTGTGGCGATTAACAGACAAAATCTAA